The Deinococcus sp. AJ005 genome includes a window with the following:
- a CDS encoding methyl-accepting chemotaxis protein has translation MSQNARLDPSLIAPAPRSSAARAERPARQTNKVKSGLLGRMPVGLKLATAGLLLGLPFAVVLGIQIKQVNAGAVQARQQQAGQEMLIPLTAILQNTQLLRLSSVNVLNGAAGAKAANANQRTAMTAALDSLESMMNKADYVELVGEITQMRETLGALNRQVDAGSADAVGVQQEYSKLLNNVITPYFADIANQSGMKQTDNRAEAALVDLVTSIMPQNMPTSGAIASGTIPLLKQAGKPGTEINPTIRTEAQLRYDIAKTANDNILAGYDRALSAQSAENMDSAMTDRLQAAQARLKESSDRIFGAVNSNLLFPQRVGMTPDQLTALVPAFATGLFGGLNDSIESLGTILTAKEAQRTGEVGNLIALLVMGALLMFTLLFVIALSITRPLARLTEAANRLSKGDLDVQVAVNTRDELGKLGTTFNLAASEMRANAERGENERLESIKLQGHISEFLDVTMDIAEGDLTRRGTVTEDVLGNVVDSINLMTAELADVLGDVQRASTSVTGGSQALLLSTDQIGQGTQLTAAEAARVAVQVQNMTAAIREVAQQAQNSAETARAALLASQQGQEAVTGTLDGMQNIRREVQGVAKRIKGLGDRSLEIQEIVDTISQIARQTNLLALNASIEAAGAGEAGGRFSIVADEVRKLADTSGQATARIATLIKNVQAEIQDVIVSVEDGTREVEQGYRVAGTAGERLREIGALTQQSAELAETIAASQRAQVQGVEDMGSAVEQIAAVARDSQDSVTQGRAAAEQLQTLAQNLSASLTRFRLPS, from the coding sequence ATGTCACAGAACGCCCGACTCGATCCCAGCCTGATTGCCCCCGCCCCCCGCAGCAGCGCTGCCAGGGCTGAGCGCCCCGCCCGCCAGACCAATAAAGTAAAGTCCGGGCTGCTGGGCCGCATGCCAGTGGGCCTGAAACTGGCCACCGCCGGTCTGCTGCTGGGCCTGCCCTTTGCGGTGGTACTGGGCATCCAGATCAAACAGGTCAATGCCGGGGCCGTCCAGGCACGCCAGCAGCAGGCCGGACAGGAAATGCTGATCCCGCTGACCGCCATCCTGCAAAACACCCAGTTGCTGCGACTGTCCTCGGTCAACGTGCTTAACGGTGCGGCGGGAGCAAAGGCCGCCAACGCCAACCAGCGCACAGCCATGACGGCGGCGCTGGACAGCCTGGAAAGCATGATGAACAAGGCCGATTACGTGGAACTGGTGGGCGAGATCACCCAGATGCGCGAAACGCTCGGCGCGCTGAACCGGCAGGTGGATGCGGGCAGCGCCGACGCCGTGGGCGTGCAGCAGGAATACAGCAAGCTCCTGAACAACGTGATTACCCCGTATTTCGCCGACATCGCCAACCAGAGCGGCATGAAGCAGACCGACAACCGCGCTGAGGCTGCCCTGGTCGATCTGGTGACCAGCATCATGCCCCAGAACATGCCGACCTCCGGGGCCATCGCCTCGGGAACCATTCCGCTGCTCAAGCAGGCTGGAAAACCCGGCACTGAGATCAACCCCACCATCCGAACCGAGGCGCAGCTCCGGTACGACATCGCCAAGACCGCCAACGACAACATCCTGGCCGGATATGACCGCGCGCTGAGTGCGCAGAGCGCTGAGAACATGGACAGCGCGATGACCGACAGGCTCCAAGCGGCGCAGGCCCGGCTCAAGGAAAGTTCGGACCGGATTTTCGGGGCCGTCAACAGCAACCTGCTGTTTCCGCAGCGCGTCGGCATGACACCCGACCAGCTCACGGCGCTGGTCCCGGCGTTCGCCACCGGCCTGTTCGGCGGCCTGAATGACAGCATCGAGAGCCTGGGAACCATCCTGACCGCCAAGGAAGCCCAGCGCACCGGCGAGGTTGGCAACCTGATCGCACTGCTGGTCATGGGCGCTCTGCTGATGTTCACGCTGCTGTTCGTGATCGCGCTGTCGATCACCCGTCCGCTGGCCCGCCTGACCGAAGCGGCCAACCGGCTGTCCAAGGGCGACCTGGACGTGCAGGTGGCGGTCAACACCCGCGACGAGCTGGGCAAACTGGGCACCACCTTCAACCTGGCCGCCAGCGAGATGCGCGCCAACGCCGAGCGCGGCGAGAATGAGCGGCTGGAGTCCATCAAGTTGCAGGGCCACATCTCCGAGTTCCTGGACGTGACCATGGACATTGCCGAGGGTGACCTGACCCGGCGCGGCACCGTGACCGAGGACGTGCTGGGCAACGTGGTGGACTCGATCAACCTGATGACCGCCGAGCTGGCCGACGTGCTGGGCGACGTGCAGCGGGCGTCGACCTCGGTGACCGGCGGCTCACAGGCGCTGCTGCTGTCCACCGATCAGATCGGACAGGGCACGCAACTGACCGCCGCCGAAGCCGCCCGCGTGGCCGTGCAGGTGCAGAACATGACGGCGGCCATCCGCGAGGTAGCGCAGCAGGCGCAGAACTCTGCCGAAACGGCCCGCGCCGCGCTGCTGGCCTCGCAGCAGGGCCAGGAAGCCGTGACCGGCACGCTGGACGGCATGCAGAACATCCGCCGCGAGGTGCAGGGCGTCGCCAAGCGCATCAAGGGTCTGGGCGACCGCTCGCTGGAAATTCAGGAAATCGTGGACACCATCTCGCAGATCGCCCGGCAGACCAACCTGCTGGCCCTGAACGCCAGCATTGAGGCGGCGGGCGCAGGGGAAGCGGGCGGACGCTTCAGCATCGTGGCAGACGAGGTGCGCAAGCTGGCCGACACCTCCGGGCAGGCCACGGCGCGCATCGCCACGCTGATTAAAAACGTGCAGGCCGAGATTCAGGACGTGATCGTGAGTGTGGAAGACGGCACCCGCGAAGTGGAGCAGGGCTACCGCGTCGCCGGGACCGCCGGGGAACGTCTGCGTGAAATCGGCGCGCTGACCCAACAGTCCGCCGAGCTGGCCGAGACCATCGCCGCGTCGCAGCGGGCGCAGGTGCAGGGTGTGGAAGACATGGGCAGCGCGGTGGAGCAGATCGCCGCCGTCGCCCGCGACTCGCAGGACTCGGTGACCCAGGGCCGCGCCGCCGCCGAGCAGCTTCAGACCCTGGCGCAGAACCTCAGCGCCAGCCTGACCCGCTTCCGGCTGCCGTCCTGA
- a CDS encoding methyl-accepting chemotaxis protein, translated as MSQNARLDPSLITKARRMPAMMETAPKAASSTLLGRIGVGQKLAITAGLFALPITVLLYLTVSGHQQDIRSIERKLAGTSLIDPYVQVQNSMSEYVRAQTRGYGSTAKVAAEKVDQTLLALQNAMAAQGLSASQAATERLTREWKVLQQSRSDQGGLFRTITYQQFNLEQMLPTLDAVLEESTLALDPSEVSNYATQTALITLPRVLARLSSLAALAQSLELVKNQPALVDVLAPLYRNEANRAGVALDDAFVAVRRAEALNASLVLTLGDATRNLENMRQIISTAASVDLSNAVEGRANLTALDSAVAQVAKAVKSGNQEVTRLLANRASLERRALIQELLAVGLITLLAGLLLLAVARAITGPLRRLADSARALEGGDLGVSVPVNTRDELGVVGQAFNAATAKLRVNQEKTETERQDAQRLQANVAEFLDVTMKIADGDLTQRGRVSEDVLGNVVDSINLMTEELASVLGDVQRASTSVTGGSQAMLDSTEQIRAGTLITTEETGRVTQQANDMTVAIRQMSAIAQASADSAQRALSASQTGQQAVISTLQGMEAIRESSQDVSVRVQSLSQRSKQIEEIVDSIGHIASQVNLLSLHASIEAAGAGEGGKRFAVVAEEIRELADLSTVAAARMASLIAEVQSDVRGVAQNMQVNSEQVEQGYTVAGQAGEALREMADLAGVTAHFASNISDAARDQLRDVQGMSSAVTQIADVARASQRSAETGREVAEQLQELAQRLSGSLTRFRLPG; from the coding sequence ATGTCGCAAAACGCCCGCCTGGACCCCAGCCTGATCACCAAGGCACGCCGCATGCCCGCCATGATGGAGACCGCCCCCAAGGCTGCCAGCAGCACGCTGCTGGGCCGCATCGGGGTGGGTCAGAAGCTGGCCATCACCGCAGGTCTGTTCGCGCTACCGATCACGGTCCTGCTGTATCTGACTGTCAGTGGCCACCAGCAGGACATCCGCTCCATCGAACGCAAGCTGGCCGGAACCAGCCTGATTGATCCCTACGTCCAGGTTCAAAACTCGATGTCAGAGTATGTACGTGCCCAGACGCGGGGATACGGCTCGACGGCAAAGGTAGCAGCCGAGAAGGTCGACCAGACCCTGCTGGCCTTGCAAAACGCCATGGCCGCCCAGGGCCTGAGCGCCAGCCAGGCGGCGACCGAACGGCTGACCAGGGAGTGGAAGGTCTTGCAACAGAGCCGTTCCGATCAGGGGGGCCTCTTCCGAACCATTACCTACCAGCAGTTCAATCTGGAGCAGATGCTGCCCACCCTGGACGCCGTGCTGGAAGAATCCACGCTGGCCCTCGATCCCAGCGAAGTTTCAAACTATGCCACCCAGACCGCCCTGATCACCCTGCCCAGGGTGCTGGCGCGGCTGAGCAGTCTGGCGGCCCTGGCCCAGTCGCTGGAACTCGTCAAGAATCAGCCGGCGCTGGTGGATGTGCTGGCACCGCTGTACCGCAATGAGGCCAACCGCGCAGGTGTGGCGCTCGACGACGCGTTCGTTGCGGTCAGGCGTGCCGAGGCCCTGAACGCCAGTCTGGTCCTGACGCTGGGGGACGCCACCCGCAACCTTGAAAACATGCGGCAGATTATCTCCACCGCCGCAAGTGTGGACCTGAGTAACGCGGTGGAGGGCCGCGCCAACCTGACGGCACTGGACTCGGCAGTCGCCCAGGTGGCCAAAGCCGTCAAGAGCGGCAATCAGGAAGTCACGCGGTTGCTGGCCAACCGCGCATCGCTGGAGCGCCGCGCCCTGATTCAGGAGCTGCTGGCCGTGGGCCTGATCACGCTGCTGGCCGGGCTGCTGCTGCTGGCCGTGGCCCGCGCCATCACCGGCCCCCTGCGCCGCCTGGCCGATTCGGCCCGCGCGCTGGAGGGGGGCGATCTGGGCGTCTCCGTGCCCGTGAACACCCGCGACGAGCTGGGCGTGGTGGGCCAGGCGTTCAACGCCGCAACGGCCAAACTGCGCGTCAACCAGGAGAAGACCGAAACCGAACGTCAGGATGCCCAGCGCCTCCAGGCGAACGTCGCGGAGTTTCTGGACGTGACCATGAAGATCGCCGACGGCGACCTGACGCAGCGCGGACGTGTCAGCGAAGACGTGCTGGGCAACGTGGTGGACTCGATCAACCTGATGACCGAGGAACTGGCGTCCGTGCTGGGTGACGTGCAGCGCGCCTCTACCTCGGTCACCGGCGGCTCGCAGGCCATGCTGGACTCCACCGAGCAGATCCGGGCAGGCACGCTGATCACCACCGAGGAAACCGGGCGTGTGACCCAGCAGGCCAACGATATGACCGTAGCCATCCGGCAGATGTCGGCCATCGCGCAGGCGTCCGCAGATTCGGCGCAGCGCGCCCTGAGCGCCTCGCAGACCGGTCAGCAGGCCGTCATCAGTACCTTGCAGGGCATGGAGGCCATCCGTGAATCCTCGCAGGACGTGTCCGTGCGGGTGCAGTCGCTGAGCCAGCGTTCTAAGCAGATCGAGGAAATCGTGGACTCAATTGGCCACATCGCCTCGCAGGTCAACCTGCTGTCCCTGCACGCCAGCATCGAGGCGGCGGGCGCAGGCGAGGGCGGAAAACGCTTCGCAGTGGTGGCCGAGGAAATCCGTGAACTGGCCGACCTGTCCACCGTGGCTGCCGCCCGCATGGCCAGCCTGATCGCCGAGGTGCAGAGCGATGTGCGCGGCGTGGCCCAGAACATGCAGGTCAACAGTGAGCAGGTCGAGCAGGGGTACACGGTGGCCGGACAGGCCGGTGAGGCCCTGCGCGAGATGGCTGACCTGGCCGGGGTCACGGCGCACTTCGCCAGCAACATCTCGGACGCCGCGCGCGATCAATTGCGGGACGTGCAGGGCATGAGCAGCGCGGTCACCCAGATCGCCGACGTGGCAAGGGCCTCGCAGCGCTCTGCCGAGACAGGCCGTGAGGTGGCCGAGCAGCTCCAGGAACTCGCCCAGCGCCTCAGCGGCAGCCTGACCCGCTTCCGCCTGCCGGGCTGA
- a CDS encoding chemotaxis protein CheW, producing the protein MTPSPVNPSPVASSAASSYPASETYLLFRSGARLLALPTRQTRQVIPLGQLSPLPASGGSLLGLMGAQGRAVPVVNLPTLLGHLLGGMDEAALQPDGTRLGLLCEHAGESLLLPIDEVIGNVSAELPAAQSSAAQSSAPQTLLQSAQLGDHLAALLSLNALTVAIAGRLQTA; encoded by the coding sequence ATGACTCCCAGTCCAGTGAACCCCAGTCCAGTAGCTTCCAGCGCCGCAAGTTCATACCCAGCGTCTGAAACCTACCTGCTGTTCCGCAGTGGCGCACGCCTGCTGGCGCTGCCCACCCGGCAGACGCGGCAGGTCATTCCGCTGGGCCAGCTCTCGCCGCTTCCGGCCAGTGGCGGCAGCCTGCTGGGTCTGATGGGCGCACAGGGACGGGCCGTGCCGGTGGTCAATCTGCCCACGCTACTGGGCCACCTGCTGGGCGGCATGGACGAGGCAGCCCTGCAGCCGGACGGCACCCGCCTGGGCCTGCTGTGCGAACACGCAGGCGAGAGCCTGCTGCTGCCCATCGACGAGGTCATCGGAAACGTAAGCGCCGAGCTGCCCGCCGCCCAGTCGTCTGCTGCCCAGTCGTCCGCTCCACAGACCCTGCTGCAAAGCGCCCAACTGGGAGACCACCTCGCCGCGCTGCTGAGCCTGAACGCATTGACCGTGGCCATCGCCGGACGCCTCCAGACCGCCTGA
- a CDS encoding response regulator: protein MAKILIVDDSPSDIRFMTEALKGTAHDCVTLTDSKGVEAAVESERPQLALLDVVMPERNGYETLRALKKLPAAEGMKVVFVSSKGAETDVKWGMRQGAVDYLIKPYTPEQLLSLIARHV from the coding sequence ATGGCAAAAATCCTGATCGTCGACGACTCCCCCTCCGATATCCGCTTCATGACCGAGGCCCTCAAGGGCACCGCGCACGACTGCGTCACCCTGACCGACTCCAAGGGGGTCGAGGCCGCCGTGGAATCCGAGCGCCCACAACTGGCGCTGCTGGACGTGGTGATGCCCGAACGCAACGGCTACGAAACCCTGCGCGCCCTGAAGAAACTGCCCGCCGCCGAGGGCATGAAAGTGGTCTTCGTAAGCAGCAAGGGTGCAGAGACAGACGTCAAGTGGGGCATGCGGCAGGGCGCCGTCGATTACCTGATCAAGCCGTACACCCCCGAGCAGCTCCTGAGCCTGATCGCCCGGCACGTCTGA
- a CDS encoding SDR family oxidoreductase: MALKTLFDLSGKTALITGGSRGLGLQIAEALGEYGATVVLTARKQNELDEAKTHLEGMGITAHVYANDLGNFESIDSTVEKIVSEVGSIDILINNAGATWGAPTAEHPLDAWLKVMNVNVNGTFLITQSVLNRCMLPAGAGRIVNVASVAGLQGNDPRMAATLAYNTSKGALVNFTRALAAEMADKGITVNSICPGYFPTKMTKGTLAYGEQAILESTPMHRLGGAEDLKGLALLLSSDASGFMTGQNIAVDGGATVV; the protein is encoded by the coding sequence GTGGCCCTGAAAACGTTGTTCGACCTGAGTGGCAAGACCGCCCTGATCACCGGAGGCTCGCGCGGACTGGGCCTGCAAATTGCCGAGGCGCTGGGCGAGTACGGCGCAACCGTGGTCCTGACCGCCCGCAAACAGAATGAGCTGGACGAGGCCAAAACCCACCTGGAAGGCATGGGCATCACGGCGCACGTCTACGCCAACGATCTGGGCAATTTCGAGAGCATTGATTCCACTGTGGAGAAGATCGTTTCCGAAGTCGGGAGCATCGATATTCTGATCAACAATGCCGGGGCCACCTGGGGCGCGCCCACCGCCGAACACCCGCTGGACGCGTGGCTCAAGGTCATGAACGTCAATGTCAACGGCACTTTTCTGATCACCCAGAGCGTGCTGAACCGCTGCATGCTGCCGGCGGGCGCCGGGCGCATCGTGAATGTCGCCAGCGTCGCGGGCCTTCAAGGCAACGATCCGCGCATGGCCGCCACCCTGGCCTACAACACGTCCAAGGGCGCACTGGTCAACTTTACCCGCGCGCTGGCCGCCGAGATGGCCGACAAGGGCATCACCGTCAACAGCATCTGCCCCGGCTACTTTCCCACCAAGATGACCAAGGGGACACTGGCCTACGGTGAGCAAGCCATTCTGGAATCCACTCCGATGCACCGTCTGGGCGGCGCGGAGGACCTCAAGGGGCTGGCCCTATTGCTGTCCAGCGACGCCAGCGGCTTCATGACCGGACAGAACATCGCCGTGGACGGCGGAGCCACCGTCGTATGA
- a CDS encoding MaoC family dehydratase — MKPGELASHVGKEVALSEWILVDQARIDAFADATGDHQFIHVDPEKAAAGPFGTTIAHGFLTLSLLAGEFMNHGGSVQIEGAQMTVNYGLNRVRFVSPVKVNSRLRNHAVLQSADQGAGYMQITVLNTIEIEGEERPAATAESVFRVYL; from the coding sequence ATGAAGCCCGGCGAGCTGGCCTCACATGTCGGAAAGGAAGTGGCCCTATCGGAATGGATTTTGGTGGATCAGGCGCGTATCGACGCCTTTGCCGACGCCACCGGGGACCATCAGTTCATCCATGTAGACCCGGAAAAAGCTGCCGCCGGGCCCTTCGGCACCACCATCGCCCACGGCTTCCTGACCCTCTCGCTGCTGGCTGGGGAGTTCATGAACCACGGCGGCTCGGTGCAGATCGAGGGCGCGCAGATGACTGTCAATTACGGCCTGAACCGCGTGCGCTTCGTCTCGCCCGTCAAGGTGAACAGCCGTCTGCGCAACCACGCCGTGCTGCAAAGTGCAGATCAGGGCGCAGGTTATATGCAGATCACGGTGCTGAACACCATTGAAATTGAGGGCGAGGAGAGGCCAGCGGCGACGGCGGAAAGTGTGTTCCGGGTTTATCTGTGA
- a CDS encoding Appr-1-p processing protein, producing MNLKYVVGDATKPEGAGPRILVHVCNDIGVWGRGFVLALSKRYKQPEAAFKDWAAGKSDQPYELGRVQFVDVGGDLHVANLIGQHDIARKNRLTDLPPVRYEAIREGLARVKQNAQSLGASVHMPRIGAGVAGGDWSVIESIVREELTAHGISATVYDLTESTSHQEEPL from the coding sequence GTGAATTTGAAATATGTCGTTGGAGACGCTACAAAGCCGGAGGGCGCGGGTCCGCGGATTCTGGTTCACGTCTGCAACGACATAGGGGTCTGGGGACGGGGATTTGTCCTGGCCCTGTCAAAAAGATACAAGCAGCCGGAAGCGGCCTTTAAGGACTGGGCAGCGGGCAAAAGTGATCAACCCTACGAACTGGGGCGCGTGCAGTTTGTGGATGTGGGCGGTGATCTGCACGTCGCTAATCTGATCGGCCAGCATGATATCGCCCGCAAGAATCGCCTCACAGACTTGCCGCCTGTGCGCTATGAGGCGATTCGGGAAGGTCTGGCCCGCGTTAAGCAGAATGCCCAAAGCTTGGGCGCGAGCGTTCATATGCCCCGTATCGGCGCAGGTGTGGCGGGCGGCGATTGGTCAGTTATTGAATCAATTGTCCGCGAAGAATTGACCGCTCATGGCATCTCAGCAACAGTTTATGACCTGACTGAATCGACTTCTCACCAGGAGGAACCCCTATGA
- a CDS encoding acyl-CoA dehydrogenase family protein has protein sequence MTVFDVTDRSRDLRQRLLAFMDEHIYPNDAEAARQVNEGNRWEHLPLIDELKPKAREAGLWNLFLPTASDPDGTFGPGLSNLEYAPLCEVMGRVWWAPEVFNCAAPDTGNMEVLARYGTPEQQEQWLIPLLNGEIRSAFSMTEPDVASSDATNIESSITRDGEDYVINGEKWWTSGAGDPRCAVSIFMGKTDPNAERHLQQSMILVPMDAPGVTKERMLTVFGYDDAPHGHAQMTFKDVRVPVSAMLLGEGRGFEIAQGRLGPGRIHHCMRLIGQAERALELMVARASSRVAFGKPLSAHQHVRELIALSRMEIDQARLLTMNAAHMMDTVGNKEARGQIAAIKVVAPNMALAVIDRAIQVFGGAGVSQDTPLAMMYAQARTLRLADGPDIVHIGTVAKEEMRRQGEAARGRESVFSASK, from the coding sequence ATGACCGTATTCGACGTAACTGACCGCTCCCGTGACCTGCGCCAGCGCTTGCTGGCCTTCATGGACGAACACATCTACCCCAACGATGCCGAGGCCGCCCGTCAGGTCAATGAGGGCAACCGCTGGGAACACCTGCCGCTGATCGACGAGTTGAAGCCCAAGGCGCGCGAGGCCGGACTGTGGAACCTGTTCCTGCCGACGGCCAGTGACCCGGACGGCACCTTTGGCCCCGGCCTGAGCAATCTGGAATACGCCCCGCTGTGTGAGGTCATGGGCCGCGTGTGGTGGGCACCGGAGGTCTTCAACTGCGCCGCGCCCGACACCGGCAACATGGAAGTGCTGGCCCGCTACGGCACCCCCGAGCAGCAGGAGCAGTGGCTGATCCCCCTGCTGAACGGCGAGATTCGCAGCGCCTTTTCCATGACCGAGCCGGATGTGGCGAGCAGCGACGCCACCAACATCGAATCCAGCATCACGCGCGATGGCGAAGACTATGTGATCAACGGCGAGAAGTGGTGGACGAGTGGCGCGGGCGATCCCCGTTGCGCCGTCAGCATCTTCATGGGCAAGACGGACCCCAATGCCGAGCGTCACCTCCAGCAGAGCATGATCCTGGTGCCGATGGACGCGCCCGGCGTGACCAAAGAGCGCATGCTGACCGTGTTTGGCTACGACGACGCGCCGCACGGTCACGCGCAGATGACCTTCAAGGACGTGCGCGTGCCTGTGTCCGCCATGCTGCTGGGCGAGGGCCGGGGCTTTGAAATCGCGCAGGGCCGCCTGGGGCCGGGCCGCATTCACCACTGCATGCGCCTGATCGGGCAGGCCGAGCGCGCGCTGGAACTGATGGTGGCGCGGGCGTCCAGCCGCGTGGCCTTCGGCAAACCGCTCTCGGCGCACCAGCATGTGCGGGAGCTGATCGCGCTAAGTCGCATGGAAATCGATCAGGCCCGCCTGCTGACCATGAACGCCGCGCACATGATGGACACCGTGGGCAACAAGGAAGCGCGCGGGCAGATCGCGGCCATCAAGGTGGTTGCGCCCAACATGGCGTTGGCCGTGATCGACCGCGCCATTCAGGTCTTCGGCGGCGCGGGCGTCAGCCAGGACACCCCGCTGGCGATGATGTACGCCCAGGCCCGCACCCTGCGCCTGGCCGACGGCCCCGACATCGTCCACATTGGCACCGTGGCGAAGGAGGAAATGCGCCGTCAGGGTGAGGCGGCACGCGGACGCGAGAGCGTGTTCTCGGCGTCCAAGTAG
- a CDS encoding CbrC family protein has translation MSEVLPQFPYYADPVGDGRIVQQDIVCDVCEKPRNWAYVGSLYVPGGKPEFLCPWCVADGSAAAKFQGGFQDADFSENASAESVAAVMRQTPRVVIWNPIFWPDHCDECCTYFGEFIPSEQPELALRTDVLAEAQAIARGISEKWGAEDVLDCGERGSITLHLFQCRQCGTHKLSPDGT, from the coding sequence ATGAGCGAAGTTCTACCCCAGTTTCCCTACTACGCAGACCCGGTTGGTGATGGGCGGATTGTGCAGCAGGACATCGTTTGTGATGTTTGCGAGAAGCCGAGGAATTGGGCGTACGTCGGCAGTCTTTATGTACCCGGTGGAAAGCCCGAATTTCTTTGCCCCTGGTGCGTGGCGGATGGTTCGGCAGCAGCCAAATTTCAAGGCGGTTTTCAGGACGCCGACTTTTCCGAGAATGCCAGCGCCGAAAGCGTGGCAGCAGTCATGCGGCAGACTCCGCGTGTCGTGATCTGGAACCCCATTTTCTGGCCTGATCACTGTGACGAATGTTGTACGTATTTTGGCGAATTTATTCCATCCGAGCAGCCTGAACTAGCTCTGAGAACTGATGTGCTGGCCGAAGCGCAGGCCATTGCTCGCGGAATCTCCGAAAAATGGGGAGCCGAGGACGTGTTGGACTGTGGTGAGCGTGGCTCAATCACTCTGCATCTTTTTCAATGTCGTCAGTGCGGAACCCACAAACTCTCACCAGATGGAACCTGA
- a CDS encoding SDR family oxidoreductase, with the protein MELKNKIVVITGSASGIGLALATRFVQEGATVIASDRNAEIGAQKAQEIGARFVAADVGQEADIKALIDDVLGKEGQIDLFCSNAGIAVGEGPETPDKVWDLIHRVNVMSHVWAARHLLPHMLERGEGYLLNTASAAGLLTELHSAPYAVTKHAALAFAEWLAITYGDRGIKVACLCPEGVWTPMIQNAPILQQTAVTTDVLVEATLKVLQADGFLITTHETTLKSFQNKAGNYGEWLSKMRHLRKKAMALLSGEPAFKEGDAPRTEGHP; encoded by the coding sequence ATGGAACTTAAAAACAAGATCGTCGTCATCACCGGCTCCGCCTCGGGCATCGGCCTCGCCCTTGCCACCCGCTTTGTTCAGGAAGGCGCAACCGTGATCGCCTCTGACCGGAATGCGGAAATAGGCGCACAGAAAGCGCAGGAGATCGGCGCGCGTTTCGTGGCCGCCGATGTGGGGCAGGAAGCGGACATCAAAGCGTTGATCGACGACGTGCTGGGCAAGGAAGGCCAGATTGACCTGTTCTGCTCCAACGCCGGAATTGCGGTGGGTGAGGGGCCGGAGACGCCCGACAAGGTGTGGGACCTGATCCACCGCGTCAACGTGATGTCCCACGTCTGGGCCGCCCGCCACCTGCTGCCGCACATGCTGGAGCGCGGCGAGGGCTACCTGCTGAACACCGCGTCGGCGGCGGGCCTGCTCACCGAACTGCACTCCGCGCCCTACGCCGTGACCAAGCACGCCGCGCTGGCCTTTGCCGAGTGGCTGGCCATCACCTACGGGGACCGGGGCATCAAGGTGGCCTGCCTGTGCCCCGAGGGCGTCTGGACGCCCATGATCCAGAACGCGCCGATCCTGCAACAGACCGCCGTGACCACCGACGTGCTGGTGGAAGCCACCCTGAAAGTCTTGCAGGCCGACGGCTTTCTCATCACCACGCATGAAACCACCCTCAAGTCCTTCCAGAACAAGGCGGGCAATTACGGCGAGTGGCTCAGCAAGATGCGCCACCTGCGCAAGAAGGCGATGGCGCTGCTCTCAGGTGAACCGGCATTTAAGGAGGGCGACGCCCCGCGCACCGAGGGTCATCCTTGA